The following are encoded together in the Trichomycterus rosablanca isolate fTriRos1 chromosome 19, fTriRos1.hap1, whole genome shotgun sequence genome:
- the LOC134333843 gene encoding acrosin, which translates to MVAECGQRPLVGPPGESRVVGGHFALKGAWPWQVSIQRMSRHFCGGSILNHHWILTAAHCFDKKTNRDTSRLQVLAGLHSQSKRDTVVQHRSVGQITVHEEYDMTSFNSDAALLYVTHPLNFTAHVQPVCTLQNETEEKGLNFSSCYVSGWGSTVFKGKLVDTLRDSEVELIDTIMCNQRDWYRGHITENMLCAGKESGKVDTCQGDSGGPLSCYSEDTERFYLYGITSHGSDCGTLRKPGVYTRASRYSAWINETQEMQTKSFSPGSVMNSTALHIITIVLYWALTFI; encoded by the exons ATGGTGGCAG AGTGTGGACAGAGGCCACTGGTGGGTCCGCCTGGTGAGTCTCGTGTTGTAGGTGGGCATTTTGCCCTGAAGGGCGCGTGGCCCTGGCAGGTTAGTATACAGCGGATGAGCAGGCACTTTTGTGGTGGCTCCATTCTCAACCACCACTGGATTCTCACAGCGGCTCACTGTTTCGACAAGAAAACAAACAG AGACACATCAAGACTGCAGGTTCTAGCTGGACTGCACTCTCAGTCAAAGCGAGACACAGTCGTCCAACATCGATCTGTGGGACAAATTACTGTGCACGAGGAGTACGATATGACAAGTTTCAACAGTGACGCAGCGCTTCTGTACGTCACCCACCCACTGAATTTCACTGCTCATGTGCAGCCTGTTTGCACATTACAAAATGAGACGGAGGAAAAAGGCCTGAACTTCAGCTCGTGCTACGTCAGCGGCTGGGGCAGCACAGTGTTTAAAG GAAAATTAGTGGACACACTGCGTGACTCTGAGGTGGAGCTCATCGACACTATTATGTGCAACCAGAGAGactggtacagaggccacattACCGAAAACATGCTCTGTGCTGGAAAAGAAAGTGGAAAGGTGGATACGTGTCAG GGTGACAGTGGTGGACCGCTGTCATGTTACAGCGAAGACACGGAGAGATTCTACCTTTATGGCATAACGAGTCACGGATCGGACTGTGGCACTCTGAGGAAACCGGGCGTGTATACCCGCGCTAGCCGCTACTCAGCATGGATTAATGAGACACAGGAGATGCAGACAAAATCTTTCTCGCCAGGCTCTGTTATGAACTCCACTGCTCTACACATAATCACCATCGTGCTTTACTGGGCCCTCACGTTCATCTGA